The DNA sequence TCAAGTTAGCGGAGCGCTAAACAGGCCTGTTTTTACAAGTAAGTGTAATCTTTTTTGGCTTCATGTGCCGCAGAGCAGCCGGAGGTCCGGGTGGATGTTTGGGTCCTAAAACACCGGGGTTTCAAGCTGGGAAGCAGAGTTTCTGTcctggaagaagaaaaggagaaaacacaagactttcaccaggaaacaggtgttcatgtcctggagaagttaaggagaaaacacaagactttcaccaggaaacaggtgtttgAGTTTGTCATTCATTGGATCAAACGGGGCTCTGCCTCTGTATCCAGGTCTTATTATACATCCATTAACATCAATTTACAAGATTGTGCTTCTTGTTTTTTGGACTTGAAGCTGCATCATCTTCATTCTTTCCTGCCCTGAACAGCCAGCCCGACTCAAACAAAGCTCCTTTACTCTGGCAGGAATGTATGGAAAGTAAAGTTGTAGTACTGTTCGAGTCAGAGCTTTCAGCCACTCGTAAGCCATGTGCCTGgcagacaaatgtcagaaaacaggTGCTAACAGGTGTTAGCTGGTATTGTTTTGGCAGGTAATGTTGAGCTGATCTCCAGTCTGGGCGAGGGAACGCACACCGATCCCATCCTGTTGAGCGAGGTGGCCTTCGTGATGCCTTCGCTGCCCACGGTGGACAGCGGAAAGCTCTCGTAGCTCTCCGCCGCGCGGTGGCAACACTGGCAGCGCTGCACCGTTAGCTTCAGCTCCCTCTGGAAGTTGCTGTTGAGGAAGCCGTACACCACGGGGTTGATGCAGGTGGAGGCCATCGCCATGAGGTGGCAGGCGGAGAAGACTGCGTCGTGCTGGCAGTCGGGCAGCGCCTGGTGGTGCCAGTCGAACAGCGTGTTGAAGACGTTGAGCGGCAGCCAGCACAGAGCGAAGGCTACGACGATGGCGACCAGCATAGTGTTGATCCTCTGGGCGCCCTGAGTCCTCCGGCTGCGCTCCAGCATGTCCCTGcaacacacagcagacaacacACCGTGAAATATCACAACAACTACGACACAATAGAGCTCAACGGTATGGTTCTGGAggtaaaaatctgtgtttttgtgattgttgcaaaaatcTGCGTTTTCTTAAATAATGCGATGCAATATGCAGGatatttatgtaatttcatGCAATAAATAAGCGACaacttgcaaaaactgcagtttgatgaaaaagattttcaccaggaaacaggtgttcatgtcctggagaagttaaggagaaaacaccagactttcaccaggaaacaggtgttcatgtcctggagaagttaaggagaaaacacaagactttcaccaggaaacaggtctAAAAACCAGATAAAAattggctcaggaaagggaaatTTTGGGTCTCCTGCAGGAGCTGCTGCCAccacgacccgataccggataagcggatgaagatggatggatggaaaaaatgactgaaacaacCATGCTCGATAGATAAGTGAAATGACCTGCGTCGCCTGAGGCGGAGGAAGATGCGGAGGTAGCAGAGGAGCACCAGCAGCAGAGGCAGGCAGTACTGGAAGAGCAGCAGCGAGGTGGTGTAGGCCAGACGATGCTTATCTGACGGCCACAGCTCCATGCAGATAAGATGGTCCCTgaggaaagacacacacacacacacacacacacacacacacacacacacacacacaggtgtttaGTGGCATCGGtggctgacaggctcagattatttaATTAGTGTTTTAATCGGTAGATAAGATGCAGAAACATGGCTGCGTCCTCATCAGCTGCCTCATGGAGAAAACATGTCACATTAGAGAGTGAAGGACAAatttgcatgcattgttttgttcatgagagatgtgacattttgaatgttttaatgattGTGTGCGCTTGCAGGGTGACTAGTTCCCCATGTTTTTATGTCTAAGTGACAGAGTGGAACAACACTCtttaaattggtccagtattaaaaGAGACGTTAGCGTCCACTAACAGTTGTGTTGTTGTCGCTGACAGACTCtcattattattctaagtgtctgaaaacattatgaaaggatccctacagagatagacctttaagtTAAAGAGggagatccttttagtttaacatgaaacagccccaacatcaccaaacccaccagactccatgtaaataatcactacttttaatCATTATAAAACATACTTTATTCAAactggacagaaactaaataaaactaccatctacttggtgatggtgatgttgGGGCTGTTTCCTGTTAAattaaaaggatcttactctttaactaaaggtctatctctgtatgGATCCTTTGATTCTATGTGAGCATGtcaaatgagagagagagagggagagagaaagagagagagagagagagagagagagaaaaaacaatgaattgattgtTCCTCATCCGAGGGCTGATAAGCACCCGAGGGATTAAGTTTCAAAGCATGCGGATGATAAACTAAACCCACAATTACCATACACACTTCTGCTCTGCAAGGCATATTTCCTTTGTAGCATTCATACAGTCTACAGATACTGTTCATACAATGCATTTAATACTTAGTATAAACTGTTATATGGCTGCCCTGTCATGTGGTTATTATGAGCGTCTCTGGGTCGGGGAGCATCGTACTGCTGACATGGTGAAATATAAATTATGAACAGCCTTGAAAGTGACCAATCATAGGAGGGCCTGTGCCGTCATCGGTTACCGTGACCAATGTGTCATAAGGAAGTAATATTCGGGAGAGCGGACATCCCTTTCGAGGCGATAGCCATACCAATACATAACCGAAATTTACTTTCGGCATGTGTAACTCGTTGGTATAATGTGATCAGTCAATGGCAGACAACAAACCACGTCATGAAACATCATTTCTGTTTCTTGATTTTTTGGACTGGCTGGCCAGGATGTTAGCCAATGTTAGCTCTAAGGTAAGAGGTATGGGTAACGTTAGATATATCGGCAAGGGTTTACGGACATTTCAAAACCATTGCACACATATCAACAAACCGAACATGTGAGAGACACttgtattactttatttatgGAGTTACCTTGGGCTGGATggttaataaagacagagatGGGCTTGCTCAACGAGGCCTGCCCGCGTGGGTGAGATCGTCTTTAAAGTCGTCCACATTGACAGAAACACTGCAGAAATCTCCGCCAGATGTTCCTTAtttcggccggatgtctgtccccttcctctgtctctggtaaattcagacagctagctagactatctgtccaatcggacaACATTTCTACCAATGTTATGTAAATTGGTAGAAACGTTGTTGCCTTGTAGTCGTTTTTCGTTGCCTTGTAGTTgccttttgccattttttttgccgctttgtggttgttttttgtcgccttttcggccggatgtccatccccgtcctctgtctctgtgttgggactctaacctgcggctgatttctgaggactatggttacctgttcCTCAGGACtaaaaaaactacttctgaacgcacacatgttccaccaaaactacttCCCTTTCTTACAGATAGAGCACGTCTAGACAGCTCTATAAtatacaggtagagcaggtctagaccacactagacaatataatttaaaaggacccaacagttctagtagttcccgcCAGAGCAAAGTTCTATAGACAATTTCCGGATAAATATATAGTCGCAGCCATTAATTATTACAcagatatttcttagagtgGGGACTacccagaccttcctccaggATTGAAgaggaaggtccggcaaagcgagactaggaTTTCACCTGAAGGGGTTTGCGGGCAAGCTGATGTTCTGGAAGGGGTCGTCGGTGAGGATGTTGAAGGAGAGGAAGGGCAGCGAGATGAAGCAGGCGACCAGCCACGTCAGCCCGACGGCCAGGTACGAGTGTCCGGCTGCCGGGGACCAGCCGGTGGGGTGGAGGATCAGCTGGTGGCGCTCCAGAGCGATCAGCACCAGAGAGAAGACGGACACGGTCACGGACATGCACTGGATGAAGGGAGTCACCTGCACAGACCCAGGGGAAAAGGGGTTTATCTCGATGTAATGTCCATTCTTTGAGCAACAATATCAGGTCTGCCATGATTTGGATTCAAATAAATTCAGGTTCCctgcagctgattggttcttgccataatatgaattctaccagtcgtccaataggctgtcggttgtgtatcaacctgacttctgcacaacacagctgatggtcccaactccattaatagggcaagaaattccacaaaTTAACCCTGACAACGCCCACCTATGGAGGGAAACCATTTCaagtgactacctcttgaagctcattgagagaacaagggtttgcagcgctatcacAAATGCAAAGAGGGGggactttgaagaaactagaatataagacatatttttgttaagtacataattccacatgtgttcatttgtagttttgatgccttcagtgatcaTCTATCTAGCTAACATATCTAtctaaatagtcatgaaaataaaggaaacgtgACAACGCGTTTCCAGACACAACGTCATGCAGTTGGgttgttaatattaaaaacGTGGCCACCCACCTTACACAGGGCCTCCCCGAGGACCCAGCGGTCCATCAGCGTGTAAATGACGGTGACGGGGAGACACACGACGCACATGAGGATGTCCGAGCACGACAGGTTGGCGATCAGGATGTTGGTGACGTTGCGCAGCTCCTGTTGCCGGGCGATGATGAACACCAGGCCCGCGTTGCCTAGCAAGCCGATTGCGATCACAGCGCTGTACGCCACGATCAGGAACGTCGCGCCGCCCACCGAGGGCGGGCACTGGGACGTGTTCGCCCAATCAGACGGCTCCAAGACACCGAGGGCGCTGCTGTCGTTGGACATGGCAGGGAATCCAGcctgaagaacaaaaacacGGATATAAACCGGTAGGAGTGCAATGGAGCTGAAAACTCACGGTTTGAATTGGAGTCACGGATCAGAGACATTTTTGGATCAGCACAAAAAAAGGGGGGAcaaaattctctttttttaaaccctttattgtcattacttaaaataCTGTCGTGAAACAGCATATTCAACGACTTTTCCAAGGAAGTTGGAGAAAGTTACCTAGCTgatggatcttaccgagctactgagcatgtgcagctcccaacaaaaaTAGGATAGAAGGGGGATGTCttactctggagataaaactagtgagatgcctcactctggagataaaactagagagacgtctcactctggagataaaactagtgagatgcctcactctggagataaaactagtgagatgtttcactctggagataaaactagtgagatgtctcactctggagataaaactagtgagatgcctcactctggagataaaactagtgagatgtctcactctggagataaaactagtgagcaGATTTGGGGCCCTTTAATGGACTATTCCTGCGCAAAAttaacctaggggttaataacataTGTGTGTTGTTCTCTACGATCTGTTTTTATGCTAATTTAATGCGTCTCTAGCTCAAAACAAGCTTTTTGGGACCAGGGGGAAATCCTGCACATCGCGTCTGATAAATCACAATCTGCTTATACTTGAAAATTAAGCCCCATATTTTCTTAATCATGAATTTGTATCAGATGTTATCCTCCTTAATTCCAATTTGGGTCCTTATTTTAAGAcaaatcttagaaatgtgggaacatagggctgacCCCCAGGGGTCAACAGGACCAAAGCCCCGAGGCTGCAGttaaactcccccccccccccccccccccccccccccacacaaaaaagtcaaagcccACAGCCTGATTAGAGCAGATATAACAGGATAAAAGAGGCAGATGATGGattgttttcagtgttgtgttGTCAGTTTCATACTTAAGCTGCAGATGAGGGCTTGTAAC is a window from the Etheostoma cragini isolate CJK2018 chromosome 16, CSU_Ecrag_1.0, whole genome shotgun sequence genome containing:
- the npy8ar gene encoding neuropeptide Y receptor Y8a; translation: MSNDSSALGVLEPSDWANTSQCPPSVGGATFLIVAYSAVIAIGLLGNAGLVFIIARQQELRNVTNILIANLSCSDILMCVVCLPVTVIYTLMDRWVLGEALCKVTPFIQCMSVTVSVFSLVLIALERHQLILHPTGWSPAAGHSYLAVGLTWLVACFISLPFLSFNILTDDPFQNISLPANPFRDHLICMELWPSDKHRLAYTTSLLLFQYCLPLLLVLLCYLRIFLRLRRRRDMLERSRRTQGAQRINTMLVAIVVAFALCWLPLNVFNTLFDWHHQALPDCQHDAVFSACHLMAMASTCINPVVYGFLNSNFQRELKLTVQRCQCCHRAAESYESFPLSTVGSEGITKATSLNRMGSVCVPSPRLEISSTLPAKTIPANTC